Genomic segment of Macellibacteroides fermentans:
ACCATCTATCTGGACTATTCCATAATTACAAATTCGGATAGAAATCAGCAATTGGATATAAAAGAAATTCTGCAAGAAAGTTCTCCTGTCGATGAGTGTAAGATAACCATTGTAGCTCCGAAAGATAAACATCTATCTTATCAAATAACAGGTTTATCATACTTAAAGACAATCCAAAAAAACCATATTGAAGGGGATCAAAAGATATTTTCCTGTCAATTATCGAACATCCCTGCGGCATCACAAGAGTTATACCAGCCAGAAAACAATCCGATGACACCTACGCTCTGGTTGTCAGGTTATCCTTCTTTCAAAGATGCTTTATCAAATATAAAAAAAGAACTTAGTAAGGTTAGAGCATTGGAATCTGAAACTTTTGCACAGTTTATTACAGAAAATCTAACGGATGACAAATCAAAGGCAATTGCAATTATTGATCATGTAATAAATGGAATCAGTTTAACCCCTGTTCCATTAGATAATATTGGAAACAATGTAAGAGAAGCTGATGAAGTTTTGAGGAGTACCTATGGAACTGAAGTTGAAAAAGCGAATCTTTTAGCTATAATGTTGAAGGCTGTTGACCTTCCTGCTGAAATTATTGCTGTTACTCCAAAATATGTTAATGTGGATAATTGTGGTCTGAAAGCAGTAAAGGAGTGGCTCGTAAAAACATCATTGAATGGAAAAGAAAGGTATATATCAGTAAAAACTATTTCAGCATCGCTTACACCCTTCCAGGGATCAATTTATCGAGCTTCTACACTTGATGGTAATATTTTGGATATCCCAGATCGTAAAGCAGTTCTAAATTGCACGTATGATATTAAAATTTCTACTTCCCAGGCAGATGTAAAAACAAAAATTGAAGCCGATTCTGAATTATTTCCAATTGATTTCCAAGCTTACGTTAAACAGTGGACCGGATCGAATAATGCTCAGGTTACTAATTATAATAATGGAATATTTACAATTGAATTTACTACCACAAATAGAATAAGCAATAAAGATGAATATTTCACTTATAAACTACCAGAGATTCCTTTCTCTTCGAGAGTATTGAACAGTAAACGAAATCAGCCATTAGAGATTCCTTATCTATCCGATGTGTTAAATGACTATCATATTTCATTATCAGATGGTATTGAATTACAATCTATACCAAGAATTAAGACAATAAATAATTCTGTTGGTACTTTTGATATAGAAACTAAAACACAGAATTCGTCTATAAGCATAAAGAAGAAATATGAAATCAAAAAACAATTGATTTACCCAAATGAATATCAGTTATTTAGAACACTGAATAATGAAAACGAGGTAAATCAAGGAAAAGAATTAATTTTTGAAATTAAATAATAAACGCAATTACTAAATTTAAACAAACACAAGAAACAGATGAAGAAATTTGAATTTTTTCTACTGTTGGGATTGTTGTGCCTATGCCCTAAACTTAGTGCACAACATATGCCAACGCGGGTATTTCCTACTCCTCAGGAAATTGAAGTCACAAATCAGCCATTTATTTCAGCAGATTTTAGGATAACTGGTCTTAAATCCGTAGATTCTGTTGCAATATCTTTTTTAAAAGAGATATTGCCATTTGGCTCCACTAAAAAAGCAATTCCTATAAAGATTAGCTTATTAAAGGATAAACAAGCCGTATTACAACGTTCGGGGGCATATCGATTGAAGATTACTGATAAAAGTATCTCCATAGAGATTAAAGATGACCGTTCTCTATTTTATGCAGTGCAAACCATCAAGCAGCTTGTTTCGAAGACAAATGATGGAAAGATAAAACTTTATCCCTGTATGATTACGGATTATCCAGATGTTGCATACCGTGGAACTGTTGAAGGTTTTTACGGAACCCCATGGTCTTTTGATGATCGGATTGAGCAATTACGATTTTATGGAAAAATAAAGATGAACACCTATATCTACGGGCCAAAAGATGATCCATATCACAGCTCGCCTTCATGGCGTGAACCCTATCCAGCAGCCGAAGCGAAACAAATAGAGGCTTTAGTTGCCGAAGCAAATCGTAATAAAGTAGATTTTGTATGGGCTATTCATCCAGGAAAAGATATTCAATGGAATAAAAATGATAGTATAGCTGTTTTGAATAAATTTGAAATGATGTATGGTTTGGGTATTCGCTCTTTTGCCGTGTTTTTCGATGACATTTCAGGAGAAGGTACACAACCTGAAAAACAGGCCGGATTACTTAATTATATCCATAATGAATTTATAAAAATAAAGAAAGATGTCAACCCGCTGATTATGTGTCCGACTGAGTACAATAAATCATGGTCTAATCCTAAGCCCAATACCTATCTTGATATTCTGGGAGAAAAGCTTGATCCTTCAATTCTAGTAATGTGGACGGGCGACAGGGTTGTGGGAGATATTACATTGGAAGGCTTAAACTGGGTTAATACACGAATTAAGCGAAATGCATTTGTTTGGTGGAACTTCCCTGTCAGTGATTATGTTAGAGACCATTTACTTATGGGCCCCTCCTATGGCCTTGATATCCATGCAAAAGATGCTATGAGTGGTTTTGTTAGTAATCCGATGGACAAACCTGAAGCTTCCAAAGTCGGTATTTTTGGTGCAGCAATGTATGCATGGAATTTAAGTGATTATGATTCAAATAAAGAGTGGATTGCTGCATGTAACTTAATAATGCCTGAAGCTCCAGAAGCTTTCAAAGTATTTTGTGATCACAACAGTGATCCGGGAATTAATGGACACAGATACCGTCGAGATGAATCAGTCGAAAGCAAACCTGTAGTGGAAAAATATTTAAAAGAACTATCGGAAGATAACTTTCCTCAAAAAGAATCTGAGGTACTGGCCTGTTTGTTTAAACAAATAGCAGAAACTCCGGCTACGATAAGGGCAAAATCAACGAACGAAAGTCTCATAAAAGAAATAGACCCTTGGTTAATACAATTTGAACACTTAGGTCTTGCGGGTTCCGTTTCTCTAAAGATGGCAAGTGCCTGGAAATCAAAAAACACAAATGATGCTGAAAAGTACTATTCCGAACTAACATCATTGCTTGAGAAAATGCAGATCATAGATAAACAATACAATCAGAATGAATGGCAACCTGGAGTCAAGACTGGCTCTTTAGTTTTAAAACCGTTCATTATAGAGTTATATCGGTTAGTTGGAGAAGATTTAAAGCTAAGTAAAAATAATAATTTGGCTACATCTATTATCTTCACAAATATAGACCAGCTGTCACTGGTACCGATAAAAACGATTGATAATGATGTTAATATAGTTCCATTACTCGAACCTATTAAAATCAAACCGGGAGAGTATATAGGAATTCTTATTGCCGCTGATAAGAAAATAGCAAAAGCTCAACTTAATTTACCCTCTCCAACACGGGATTGGCAATGTTTGGAGTGGTCGGAAAACGGGCAAACCTGGGAACAGATAAATGGAAAAACGGAATTAATGCTCGGTAATGAAGCCTTTTCTGTTAGTCCAAAAGCAAAGTATCTTCGTTTAAGAAACGATTCATCATCAGAACAGATATTTAACCTAAAAAACTTTAGGATTACAACAAAGTAACGTATTCCTAAAGTATTAATCTATAGAGGTCGGAATTATTAATAATGATTCTGACCTCTATGCTTAAATATAGATTAAACAAATCGTAAACATTATTAACGACCGCTTATTTAGAACATAAATAATTTCTCAATATTTAATTTATAATTATATTTGATGTGAATATAAATCCAGAATTTGCTTATTAAAAAAAACTGTTTTTTTATTTAAAATAATACAAAACTTTCAACTACACTACAACTGTTATATTATCAAACGCAAAGGTTGATGACGTGACTTCTTTAATGATATAGGTGAGCGTTTTTCTTGTCATAACGCATGTCTAGATACTTGCTTGAGAAGCAAATGATTTTTTTCGCCATATAGTTCGTTAACTAATTTACAGCAGGTCATGAAAAAGCTTATTCTATTTATCTTCTTACCTTTGTTGTTTTTAACATCGAAAGGTCATGCTCAGTATTCGCCTGTGCAGATTTTCCCAACTCCACAAGAAATCCTTATATCGACACAAACATTTATTCCTTCAGGTTACTTCTTAACAGGGATTAAATCGGTTGATGCTGATGCAATTGCTTTGCTTAAGGAATTCCTTCCAATCTCAACCCAAAAGAAAGGTACTCCGTTAAAAATTGTCATGCTTAATGATAAAAAAGAGGAACTAAAGCGTTCCGGAGCTTATCGGCTAACAATCCAACCCAAAAGTATACTAATTGAAATTGTAGATGGAAGGTCCTTATTTTATGCTGCACAAACAATCAAACAACTTGTTAAGCGTAATGATGGCGGACAAATATTGTTAAACCCATGTACAATAACAGACTATCCGGATATAAATTTCCGAGGTATTGTAGAAGGATTCTATGGGCAGCCATGGTCTTTTGATGACCGGATTGAGTTATTGCGATATTTTGGTAAATTAAAACTCAACACTTACATTTATGGACCCAAAGATGATCCTTATCATAGATATCCGTCTTGGAGAGAACCCTATCCTGCTGATGAAGCAAAGCAAATTGTTGCACTATTAACAGAAGCATCTAAGAACAAAGTTGATTTTGTTTGGGCTATGAATCCAGGAAGAGATATTAAGTGGAATGCAGCCGACAGTAATGCGGTTTTATCCAAATTTGAAAGTATGTATACTTTAGGTGTTCGTTGCTTTGCCTTATTTTTTGATGATATTGCCGGGGAAGGAACAAATTCCGAAAAACAAGCCGGATTATTAAACTACATTAATGCTCAGTTTGTACAGAAGAAAGGTGATGTAAAACCTCTTCTTTTATGTCCGACCGAATTTAATCGAACGGCATCTTCAACTGGTGTAAATGCTTACCTAGATGTATTAGGTAATTTATTAGATCCTTCTGTAATGGTAATGTGGACAGGAGATAAAGTTGTAGGAGATATAACAAAAGAAAATCTTCAATGGGTGAAAAGCCATATTAAACGGAATCCATTTATATGGTGGAATTTCCCGGTAAATGATTACGTAAGAGATCATCTACTAATGGGGCCGGCTTACGGTCTGGATAAGGATGTTGATAATGCAATGACTGGCTTTGTCTCAAATCCAATGGATAAATCGGAGGCTTCCAAGATTGGCATCTTTGGAGTTGCTATGTATTCGTGGAATATAAAAAAATACGATCCGGAAAAGTCGTGGGAAGAAGCTTGCAGGCAATGTATGCCAGAAGCTCCGATCGCATTTCTCACGTTTTGCGCACATAATAGCGATCCAGGTCCAAACGGACATAACTTCAGAAGAGACGAATCTGTTCAAATTAAGCCGGTTATTGATGTATTTTCCCAATCATTTAAACTTGGCAAATATTTGGAATTTGAGGCGAGCCAGTTAAATGCATTGTTTTCTCAAATGGCTGTTGCTCCCACAATGATTTATAGTCAGTCTCCAAATAAAAGGCTGATAAGACAGATTAATCCATGGCTTCGACAGTTTGAATTAGTTGGAAATGCAGGAAAAGAAACAATGGAGATGGCGAACGCATGGATAAATAAAGATGAAATGTCAACCTGGCAGAACTATTCGGCGGTTACAGCTTTATTCGACAG
This window contains:
- a CDS encoding beta-N-acetylglucosaminidase domain-containing protein, whose amino-acid sequence is MKKFEFFLLLGLLCLCPKLSAQHMPTRVFPTPQEIEVTNQPFISADFRITGLKSVDSVAISFLKEILPFGSTKKAIPIKISLLKDKQAVLQRSGAYRLKITDKSISIEIKDDRSLFYAVQTIKQLVSKTNDGKIKLYPCMITDYPDVAYRGTVEGFYGTPWSFDDRIEQLRFYGKIKMNTYIYGPKDDPYHSSPSWREPYPAAEAKQIEALVAEANRNKVDFVWAIHPGKDIQWNKNDSIAVLNKFEMMYGLGIRSFAVFFDDISGEGTQPEKQAGLLNYIHNEFIKIKKDVNPLIMCPTEYNKSWSNPKPNTYLDILGEKLDPSILVMWTGDRVVGDITLEGLNWVNTRIKRNAFVWWNFPVSDYVRDHLLMGPSYGLDIHAKDAMSGFVSNPMDKPEASKVGIFGAAMYAWNLSDYDSNKEWIAACNLIMPEAPEAFKVFCDHNSDPGINGHRYRRDESVESKPVVEKYLKELSEDNFPQKESEVLACLFKQIAETPATIRAKSTNESLIKEIDPWLIQFEHLGLAGSVSLKMASAWKSKNTNDAEKYYSELTSLLEKMQIIDKQYNQNEWQPGVKTGSLVLKPFIIELYRLVGEDLKLSKNNNLATSIIFTNIDQLSLVPIKTIDNDVNIVPLLEPIKIKPGEYIGILIAADKKIAKAQLNLPSPTRDWQCLEWSENGQTWEQINGKTELMLGNEAFSVSPKAKYLRLRNDSSSEQIFNLKNFRITTK
- a CDS encoding beta-N-acetylglucosaminidase domain-containing protein: MKKLILFIFLPLLFLTSKGHAQYSPVQIFPTPQEILISTQTFIPSGYFLTGIKSVDADAIALLKEFLPISTQKKGTPLKIVMLNDKKEELKRSGAYRLTIQPKSILIEIVDGRSLFYAAQTIKQLVKRNDGGQILLNPCTITDYPDINFRGIVEGFYGQPWSFDDRIELLRYFGKLKLNTYIYGPKDDPYHRYPSWREPYPADEAKQIVALLTEASKNKVDFVWAMNPGRDIKWNAADSNAVLSKFESMYTLGVRCFALFFDDIAGEGTNSEKQAGLLNYINAQFVQKKGDVKPLLLCPTEFNRTASSTGVNAYLDVLGNLLDPSVMVMWTGDKVVGDITKENLQWVKSHIKRNPFIWWNFPVNDYVRDHLLMGPAYGLDKDVDNAMTGFVSNPMDKSEASKIGIFGVAMYSWNIKKYDPEKSWEEACRQCMPEAPIAFLTFCAHNSDPGPNGHNFRRDESVQIKPVIDVFSQSFKLGKYLEFEASQLNALFSQMAVAPTMIYSQSPNKRLIRQINPWLRQFELVGNAGKETMEMANAWINKDEMSTWQNYSAVTALFDSIQEVDRNFNKNDFQPGVKTASKVIMPFIQQVYKQVGNELLARHEDEMQSSSSQIYSNVEQLKTQPVSEREDEIVIVPVFQPIKIKPGEYVGIQTISNKKMNSISLNLPLSSDNWRLFESSVDGKTWNQLKVTKDEDDMESAIVSPDIRYVRMINNSPKEQTFFLMDFTLQTNKVEKLKPELLPYDKDLKTFQLLSSPNLLEIDCKGANEVLLFLSGVIGYVRVEAMPLNGDKYIIYQGGADFIKLPRILYPDATRLYVSGLSSQPIRIHEIVKK
- a CDS encoding DUF3857 domain-containing protein, with protein sequence MHTINNKGILLSIFLIIALFCHASVPSEANFIRLEKTFKLNSDGSQEFRCNKILKIHSHPAMNSTYGETFIVYNPAYQKLIIHSSYTKMVDGTIVKTPDNAFNEVLPRYASGASAYNNLKEMVVTHTGLELGATIYLDYSIITNSDRNQQLDIKEILQESSPVDECKITIVAPKDKHLSYQITGLSYLKTIQKNHIEGDQKIFSCQLSNIPAASQELYQPENNPMTPTLWLSGYPSFKDALSNIKKELSKVRALESETFAQFITENLTDDKSKAIAIIDHVINGISLTPVPLDNIGNNVREADEVLRSTYGTEVEKANLLAIMLKAVDLPAEIIAVTPKYVNVDNCGLKAVKEWLVKTSLNGKERYISVKTISASLTPFQGSIYRASTLDGNILDIPDRKAVLNCTYDIKISTSQADVKTKIEADSELFPIDFQAYVKQWTGSNNAQVTNYNNGIFTIEFTTTNRISNKDEYFTYKLPEIPFSSRVLNSKRNQPLEIPYLSDVLNDYHISLSDGIELQSIPRIKTINNSVGTFDIETKTQNSSISIKKKYEIKKQLIYPNEYQLFRTLNNENEVNQGKELIFEIK